GACCATGCGATCGGTACGGATGGAAGTATTGCGATTCTGCGCGGCAACCTTGCACCGGAGGGAGCAGTCATCAAACACACTGCCTGTCCGAAAGAAATGTTCCATGCAAGATTAAATGCAAAACCTTATGACAGTGAGGAAGAAGCGATCGATGCGATCTTAAAGGGTAAAGTAGTTCCGGGGGATGCTGTATTTATCCGTTACGAGGGACCGAGAGGCAGCGGTATGCCGGAGATGTTCTACACCGGCGAGGCAATCTGTTCTGACCCGAAACTTGCAGCCAGCGTTGCACTGATCACAGACGGACGTTTTTCCGGCGCATCCAGAGGACCGGTCGTAGGACATGTATCTCCGGAGGCAGCAGCCGGCGGCCCGATCGCATTTGTGGAAGAGGGAGATCTCATTGAACTTGATGTTGCAAACCGCCGTCTTGCGATCGTAGGTGTGAAAGGTGAGGAAAAGACGGAGGAAGAAATAGCACAGATTTTAGAGGAGCGGAAAAAGAACTGGAAAGGATTTACCAGCAAATATAAACGTGGTCTGTTAAAACTGTATGCACAGCACGCGACCAGTGCGATGAAGGGTGCTTATATGGACTAAAAAGTATAACTTTTACAGAGCGGTATTGTACTTGTACGATATCCGCTCTGTTTTTCTATTTATATATCAACTAATGGTTGACGCACAAAAAGGAATAACAACTAGTACATGCTTGAAATAACAACTATTAGTTTTATAATGAAATTAGAAAAAACGAAATGGGGGATGCGAAATGTTTGATATCATGACAATGGCGGAGAACATTAAAACATACCGGAACAAAAGGGGAATAAACCAGTATGAATTTGCAGAAAAATTAGGGATCAGCCCGCAGGCAGTATCGAAGTGGGAGTGCGGGCAGTCCTGTCCGAGTATCGAGAATCTCTGTGTAATTTCAGAGATTTTAGATGTATCCATTGATACACTGATCGGAGAGAGCAGTGAAGGCGAAAAGATGATGATCGGAATTGACGGGGGAGGAACAAAAACCGAGTTTGTCTTATTTTCTGAGAGTGGACGGATCTTAAACCGGATCGTATTAGACGGCTGCAATCCGAATACGGTAGGAATGGAGGAGGCAATGAACATCCTGCAGCTTGGCATTGATACGCTCATGAAGATCAAAGGGAAGATCAGCGGAATCTTTGTGGGTGCTGCAGGATTAGATTCCGGAAACAATACATCAAAGATCAAAAAGATGTTAAAAGAAAAATATCCGAAAGTAAAAATCCAGTGCGAAAATGACATCTATAACGTCATTGCCTGTGGAAAAAATCTTGACCGGTGTGTGGCTGCAATCAGCGGAACCGGAATGATCATTTACGCAAACCAGAATGGAAATTTAAAGCATTTTGGCGGGCGCGGCTATCTGCTTGATAAAGGCGGCAGCGGCTACCACATCGGACGGGATGCGATCTGTGCAGCGCAGGATGCAAGGGACGGGATCGGAGAACATACGATACTGACGGATCTTGTTGAGGAAAAATTAGGGAATACGGTATGGGAGAGCATCCAGGACATCTACAGTAAAAACCAGTCCTATATTGCTTCGTTTACGCCGTGCGTATTTCTGGCATATGAAAATGGGGATAAAATCGCCGAGCAGATTTTAAAGAACAATGCAGCATGTTTAGCGGAACTTATCAATTTTGCCGTGGATCATTATGATATCGGAAAATATGTGGTTGCATCCGGCGGAATTTTAAAACAGAAACCGGCATTCCGGGAAATGCTAAAAGAGATGCTGCATCCGGATATTGAATTAGACGTTCCGGACTATCCGCCGGTATATGGCGCATGTATCATGTGCTGCCTGTTATGTGGGGTTGATACAAAGCCGGTAAAAGAACGTTTTATGATGTCATATGATTCATACCAGTAGGGAGAGGGAGGAAAATAACATGAGAATTATTAAAGTGAAAAACTATGATGAGGTTTCTGTAAAGACAGCAAATTTGATTTTAGGACAGGTAAATTTAAAACCGGATGCGGTTTTAGGACTTGCTACCGGCGGTTCACCGGTAGGTGCATATCAAAAAATCGTGGAAGCATACAATAGGGGGGAAGTTGATTTTTCACAGATCACAACGATCAATCTCGATGAGTACAGAGGAATCAAAAGAAACCACGAACAGAGCTACTGGAGTTTTATGCAGGAAAATCTGTTTAAACATGTAAATGTAAGGGAAGACCACATTTTCATTCCAAACGGAGAAAATCTTAACAGTGAGGAAGTCTGCAGGGAATATGACAAGATCATCGAAATTGCCGGTGGTATTGATATGCAGCTTCTTGGAATTGGCCTGGACGGACATATCGGTTTTAACGAACCGGCGGATCATTTTGAAAAAAATACACACTGTGTGGAACTGACGGAGAGCACGATCGAGGCAAACAAGAGATTTTTTGAGAGTAAGGATGAAGTTCCGCGTCAGGCATATACCATGGGCATCCTGCCAATCGTACAGGCAAAGAAAGTCATCATGATCGCAAATGGGAAAAATAAGGCGGATATCATCAAAAAAGCATTTACCGGACCGGTCACACCGGAAGTCCCGGCATCCATTCTGCAGATGCATCCGGATTTCACACTGATCGCAGATGAAGAAGCGCTTACTGAGATCTAAAAGAAGCGGCGGAATGGAGATTAGTGTGAAAAATACATTTTTCACATGCAAGATTTAACTTGTGATGCGCTTAAAAGCAGCGCAGGAATGGAGATTAATTATGATCATCAAAAATGCAATGGTTTATACATCAGACCACAGGTTTGAAAAGAAGGATATCAGAATTAAAGACGAGCGCATTGCAGAGATTGCAGAGCATGGTGCACTGGAAGCCACAGAGGAGGATGTGGTTGATGGAGCGGAAATGTATGCAATACCGGGACTTGTGGATATCCATTTCCATGGAGCGGTAGGTTATGATTTTTGTCAGGCATCGAAAGAGGAATTGTTAAAAATAGCGGAGTATGAAGCAAAAAACGGTGTTCTTGCAATCTGTCCGGCAACCATGTCTTATAATGAAGAAATTTTAGGACATATCATGGATAAGGCAGCGGACTATCAGGAAGATACGGGAGCAGATTTAGTCGGCATCAATATGGAAGGACCATTTATCAATATAAAAAAAGCCGGTGCACAGAACCCGGAATACATCATGCCGGCGGATAAAGAAATGTTTCTGCGTCTGCAGGAAAGAAGCGGCGGACTGATCAGGCTGGTAGACATCGCACCGGAGGGAGAGGGCGCCATGGAATTTATTGAGCAGTGCCATGACAAAGTAAAAATCTCCATTGCACATACCTGTTGTGATTATGATACGGCGTGTAAGGCATTAAAAAAAGGTGCAAGCCACATGACACACCTCTATAATGCCATGCCTGGAATCAATCACAGGGAACCGGGACCAGTCATAGCGGCACTTGAGGCGGGGGCAGAGGTGGAGCTGATCGCAGACGGCATCCATATCCATCCGGCGATGGTGAGAACCACATTCCGCATCTTCGGGGCAGATAAAGTGATACTGATTTCTGACAGCATGGAAGCAACAGGACTTTTAGACGGAGATTACCAGCTTGGTGGACAGGATGTGACCGTAAAAGGGAAAAAAGCAGTCCTGACAAAAGATCCGGGTGTCATTGCGGGCAGTGTCACAAATCTGTTTGACTGCATGAAAAACTGTGTGCAGAACATGGGAATCCCACTTGAAGTGGCAGTGTTAGCGGCAACGGAAAATCCGGCAGGAGCCATTGGTGTGGAGGAAGATTATGGTAAGATCGCAGTTGGCAATTATGGAAATGTGCTGTTGCTGGATCAGAAATTAAACATCAGAAATATCATTCAAAAAGGTAGAATAATGTCAATATAAAGAATATAAATATGGTAAAAAGTGCATGATTTTTACATTTTTTTAGTAATTTTTCGTGATATTCGGGCAGAGTCTTGAACTTGCAGATATTTAATAGTATAATCACTTAAGCTAAAAAAATTTTAAGTGATTAAAAATTTATTTACAGATGAAAATGCGTGTTTTTATGGAAAGCACATTTTCTCTGAAAAACAAGGAGGACATTATGATTACCTGGAACAACTTAGATACCCTTGATTCTTATAAGGAACTTTCAAAGGCTTCCCGTGTAAACCTTGCAGAAGTAATGTCAGGCGAGAACGGTGCAGAGCGTGTAAAAAATTACAGCATTCCTATGGCGGAGGGCTTTTCTTACAATTATGCAGCAAAAGCTGTTGATGATGACGTGCTTGATGCACTCGTAAAACTTGCAAAAGAGGCACAGCTTGCAGAGAAGTTTAAGGCTCTCTACAATGGAGAAGTTGTAAATACCGGTGAAAAACGTCTGGTACTTCATCATATGACACGTGGACAGCTCGGTGATGCTGTAAACGCTGATGGCGTGGACAAACGTGCTTTTTATGTAGAGCAGCAGAACAGAATCGCTGATTTTGCAAACAAAGTACATGCAGGTGAGATCACCAATGCAGCAGGTGAGAAGTTTACAACAGTTGTTCAGATCGGTATCGGTGGCAGTGACCTCGGTCCTCGCGCAATGTATCTTGCATTAGAAAACTGGGCAAAGAAAAATAATACTTTTAAAATGGAAGCAAAATTCATCAGCAATGTTGATCCGGATGATGCAGCAGCAGTTTTAAATTCCATCGATGTGGCTCATTCTATCTTCGTACTGGTTTCTAAATCAGGTACCACACTTGAAACACTGACAAATGAATCTTTTGTAAAAGACGCATTAAAGAAAGCAGGACTTGATGCTTCGAAACACATGATCGCAGTTACCAGTGAGACATCTCCACTGGCAAAGAGCGATGATTATCTGGCAGCTTTCTTTATGGATGATTATATCGGCGGACGTTTCTCTTCCACATCTGCAGTCGGCGGTGCTGTTTTATCACTTGCATTCGGACCGGAAGTATTTGCACAGTTCTTAGAGGGTGCAGCCGCTGAGGATAAACTTTCTGCAAATGAAGACGTATTAAAGAACCCGGAGATGCTCGATGCTTTGATCGGTGTATATGAGCGTAACGTATTAGGTTATCCTTGCACCGCAGTATTGCCATATTCCCAGGCATTAAACCGTTTCCCGGCACATTTACAGCAGCTTGACATGGAGTCAAACGGTAAATCTGTAAACCGTTTCGGTGAACCTGTAAACTATCCGACAGGTCCGGTAATCTTTGGTGAGCCGGGAACCAACGGACAGCATTCTTTCTATCAGTTATTACATCAGGGAACAGATATTGTTCCGTTACAGTTTGTTGGATTTAAAAATAACCAGATCGGAACTGATGTTGTGATCCAGGACAGCACAAGCCAGCAGAAACTCTGTGCAAACGTTGCAGCACAGATCGTTGCATTTGCATGTGGTAAATCTGATGAAAACCGCAACAAGAATTTTGAGGGCGGACGTCCATCCAGTATCATCATTGGTGATCAGGTAAATCCTGGTTCCCTCGGTGCATTATTGGCACATTTTGAGAACAAGATCATGTTCCAGGGATTCTTATGGAATGTAAACAGCTTCGACCAGGAAGGTGTTCAGCTTGGTAAAGTCCTTGCAAAACGTGTTCTTGCACATGAGACAGACGGTGCACTGAAAGTATTTAGTGATCTGCTGAATATCTAGTAGATACGGATGATGGTGTAAACTTGGGATTCTATGTAATTTAGGATTACATGTAATTTAGGCTTACATATAATTTGGGATTACATGTAATTTGAGATTACATGTAATTTGAGATTACATGCAGTTTGTCAGTGAATACAATTTCAGATGAAGTAAAAATGCTCTTTTCTAAGCAGGCGGGTAAATGTCTCTCAGAAGAGGGCATTTTTTGTGTTGTGGGATTTTTTATAATGCGCAAAGCAATCAGGCATTGAATTGTTCCAATCCAGCAATTATAATGAAAGACATTAGTTGCTGATGGAAAAGGATGGTTTTGAGATCATCATAAGAAATATTTTTTTGAAACCATGATTTGGAAACAGAAAGGACAGACATATGGAACAGGAACAGCAGACACCGCACAAGAGGCGTGTACGTTACAAGGGAAAATACCCCAAGAAGTTTGAAGAGAAATATAAAGAACTTCAGCCGGAAAAATATCAGGATACGATCGAACATGTCATCAAAAAGGGAAATACGCCGGCAGGAATGCATATTTCCATTATGGTGCAGGAAATCCTTGATACCTTAAAGATCCAGCCGGGCGAGACCGGTTTTGATGCTACGTTAGGATATGGAGGGCATACAAAAGCAATGCTTGCCTGTCTGAACGGACAGGGGCATATCTATGCAACCGATGTTGACCCGGAGGAGTCCGCCAAGACGAAAAAGAGACTGGAAGAACTCGGGTACGGAGAGGATATCCTGACGATCCGGCTGCAGAATTTCTGTACGATCGATGAGATCGCAAAAGAAGTCGGCGGTTTTGATTTCATTTTAGCGGATCTGGGTGTATCTTCCATGCAGATCGACAATCCAAAGCGTGGATTTTCATTTAAGGTGGATGGCCCACTTGACCTGCGCTTAAATCAGGAAGCAGGAATCAGCGCGGCAGAACGTCTTGATACCATCACAAGGGAGGAACTTGCCGGAATGCTCTATGAAAATTCCGATGAACCTTACTGTGAGGAGCTTGCGAAGGCGATCACCGACGAGATACGAAAAGGCAACCGGATCGACACGACGACAAAATTGCGCGAAGTGATTGAAAAAACACTGGATTTTCTGCCGGAAAAAGAAAAAAAAGACACGATCAAAAAGACCTGTCAGCGTACATTTCAGGCACTCCGCATCGATGTGAACCGTGAGTTTGAGGTCTTATATGAATTCATGGAAAAACTGCCAGACGCCTTAAAACCAGGTGGACGTGTGGCGATCCTCACGTTTCATTCCGGGGAGGATAAACTGGTCAAAAAAGCATTAAAAGAAGGCTATCGGGCAGGAATTTATGCAGATTATTCAAAAGATGTTGTAAGACCGAGTGCACAGGAATGTGCACAGAATGGAAGAGCGCGGTCTACGAAGATGCGCTGGGCAGTCCGGGCATAGAAGATTTATTGGTGCTGATATGGTATCATGGATTGAAATAAAAAATGAATGCTCAGATCATGTCAATTACAAACTGGCATGGTTGAAAAAGAAAAAACTGGATGTTTTCGCGCATCCAGTTTTTTCTTATACTTCATAACATCAGGATCCGGAAAAAAATTGATACAGAGTAACTGTTTGAAAAACTGCGCAGAAATCAAACTGGTTGTCTGAAAAAGGAGAAAGTTAGTTATGAGTAATATAAATAATACAAAAGAGCAGTATGAATTAAATCGTGAACTGGCACAGATGTTAAAGGGTGGTGTCATCATGGATGTCACAAATGCCGGGCAGGCAAAGATCGCAGAGGCGGCAGGAGCATGTGCGGTTATGGCATTAGAGCGGATCCCGGCGGATATCAGAGCAGCGGGCGGCGTGGCAAGAATGAGTGATCCGAAGCTGATCAAAGAGATCCAGGGTGCAGTTTCCATTCCGGTTATGGCAAAATGCCGAATCGGTCATTTTGCGGAGGCACAGATCTTACAGGCATTAGAAATCGACTACATCGACGAGAGTGAAGTGCTTTCTCCGGCAGATGATGTTTACCACATTGACAAGACAAAATTTCAGGTGCCGTTTGTCTGCGGAGCAAAAAATTTAGGCGAGGCACTCAGAAGAATCGCTGAGGGCGCAGCGATGATCCGTACCAAAGGGGAGCCGGGAACCGGTGATGTGGTTCAGGCGGTACATCATATGAGACTGATCAACTCCGAGATCGCGGCAGTTGCGGCAAAGCGTGAGGATGAACTTTTTGAGGCGGCAAAACAGCTTCAGGTTCCATATGATCTTGTAAAATATGTGCATGACCACAAAAAACTTCCGGTTGTAAACTTTGCGGCAGGCGGTGTGGCAACTCCGGCAGATGCAGCATTGATGATGCAGCTTGGTGCCGAGGGCGTATTTGTAGGTTCGGGTATTTTTAAATCCGGCAATCCGGCAAAACGTGCAGCAGCAATCGTACAGGCAGTGACCAATTACAATGATGCAAAACTGATTGCAGAGTTATCTGAAGATTTAGGAGAAGCGATGGTTGGCATCAACGAGGATGAGATACAGCTGCTTATGGCAGAGCGTGGGAAATAAATTGCTCAGAAATGGAGATAAGTGTGAAAAATAAGATTTTTCACACGCAGGATTTATGCTTACGCACAAACTTGAGATGCGCAAAAAACAGCGCAAGAATGGAGATTATCATGTCAGAAAAAGTATCAATCGGAATCCTTGCGGTGCAGGGCGCATTTGCGGAGCATCAGGCGATGCTTGACGGGCTTGGTGCGGATACATTCCTGATCCGTCAGAAAAAGGATTTGGAAGAGGCTGTGCAGAATGGCAGACTGCAGGGGATCGTGCTTCCCGGAGGTGAAAGCACGGTACAGGGAAAACTGCTTAGAGACCTTGGCATGTCTGACCAGTTAAAAGAACTGATCGAAGCGGGTACACCGGTGCTTGCGACCTGCGCAGGGCTGATCCTTTTAGCAGAGCGTGTTTCCAACGATGACAGAGCGTATTTAAAAACCCTGCCGGTAAGCGTGAAACGCAACGCCTATGGTAGACAGCTCGGAAGCTTTGTCACGGATGCTGAGATCACACACGTTGGAACCTACCGGATGAATTTTATCCGTGCACCATACATTGATGAAATTTTAGATCCGCAGGTAGAGACATTGGCGATAGTGGATGGCGATACGGTAGCAGTCCGCTACAAAAACCAGCTTGCGCTCAGTTTTCACCCGGAAGTGAGTGAAGATGCAAGGGTGCACGCGTATTTCTTAAATGAAATCGTGCAGGGTGTATAAGAAAGAAAAAATTGGCGAAGTGAACGGAAAATGAAAGAGATTCATCCATTTTTACCGAAGTCTAATGGAGATTTAGAAGAGAATGGGCGAAAGCGTTATAAGGGATGAAGCCAATAGCCCACGAAAATGAAAAAATCAGGGCGAAAACAGGAGAACAGAAGATGGTTTCGCCCGAAAAGACTGTGAAAATGTTAAAAAGAAAGAAGAAATGGGCGAAAGGGACTTGAACAAAGGAACTTTCGCCCATTATATATTGAGGATAATATCGGTGTAGAAATGGTAATTAGTGTGAAAGCGTTTTTTCATGAAAAACCACCGAAAGAAAGGAGAAAAAATGAACTGATGAGCAGCCTTCCCGTCCCGAAGGCGGTTGCAAAGATGGCGATCCCGAGTGTGATCAGCAGTCTGGTAACAGTTGTATACAACATGGCGGATACTTTTTTCGCCGGACAGACCGGCGATCCGCTGCAGGTGGCGGCAGTCAGCCTGACAAACCCGATCTTTATACTGTTTATGGCATTTGCCAACATGTTTGGAATGGGCGGCAGTGCGGCTGCATCCATGGCGATGGGAGAGAAAAATGAAAAAAGAATGAAACAGGTATCCGCGTTTGTGACATATGCATCCCTGGTCGTCGGTGTAGCACTTGCAGTCATTTTAATGGTATTTATGACGCCAGTTTTAAATATGTTCGGAGCAAACGAGCAGACGTTTCTCTATGCAAAAGGATACACTTTTCACATTGCATACGGGGCGCCGTTTATCATCTGGTCGGCAGCGGCAAGCTTTGTTGTGCGCGCGGAGGGTGTAAGTAAGGAGGCAATGATCGGCAGTATGATCGGCACCGTCGCCAATATCGTGTCAGATCCGGTGTTGATCAGCGGTATGGGAATGGGAGCTGCGGGAGCCGCAGTTGCGACGACAATCGGAAATATTTTGGCAAGCATCTATTACCTGTGGTATTTTTTAAAGAAAAGTAAATATTTTTCCATTTCCATCCAATATTTTACCTGCAAAGACGGCATTTTGAGCGGAGTGTGTGACCAGCAACATATTGTCGGCTGTTTTATGGATGAGAATCAGAAGATGGATTGAAAGACGGTAAGATCGGGCGTATAATAAAGGTGAACGAGCAATTTTGAAACCGACAGTTATGAAAATTAGTAGGATGAATTTCGTATTTGTCGCATATTATCTCAACTGTAAAAATTGGCATATTGAATTGCAGATTTGCCGTATGATGAATCTTGGGTATAAAAGACCTATGGGGATGGAGGGGAGGAGCGTTATGATCGGTGGCGTGGATGGATACAAATGGAATATCACAGATTTCTATGATAATAATTTAAATCAGCGGAATAATGTTAATAATAAAGATGAACTGGGACAGAAAGGCGCAGTCGATAAATCTAAGACCACAGAGTGCCAGACCTGTAAAAACCGCAAATATGTTGATGGCTCTAACGAAGCGAATGTTTCCTTTAAAAATGCTGCGCATATTTCACCGGAAGCGGCATCTTCTGCTGTCCGGGCACATGAGGGGCAGCATGTTTCCAATGCGTATCACAAAGCTGCCACGCAAAACGGCGAAGTGGTATCTGCATCCGTCAGAGTCCAGACATCGGTCTGCCCGGAATGTGGCCGTTCTTATATTTCCGGTGGTGTGACGGACACACAGATCAGATATTATAATGAGTCGAATCCATACCAGCAGGATTTAAAACAGACAGACGGAATTAAACTGCGTGGGGCAAACGTGGACGAGATTGGCTAGATTTTTCGTACGAAAGCCCCGGCTTGAAAACAATATAAGAATGGAGAATTTTATGTGTACAGCAGCAACTTACCTGACGAAAGACTTTTATTTTGGAAGAACATTAGATTATGAATTTTCTTATGGCGAGGAAATCGCGGTGACACCGCGGAATTATCCATTTCATTTCCGTCACACGGAAAATCTGGAAAAACATTATGCGATCATTGGCATGGCGCACATGGCAGGAGATTATCCGCTTTATTATGATGCGGTGAACGAAAAAGGCGTCGGCATGGCGGGACTTAATTTTGTCGGCAATGCATATTATCATAAGGAAGAAAGCGGTAAAAAAAATGTGGCATCCTTTGAATTTATTCCATGGGTGCTTGCGCAGTGCGCAACGTTAGATGAGGTGCGGGAGCTGATTGCAGATTTAAATATTGTGGATACGCCGTTCAGTGAAAATCTGCCGTCCGGCATGCTACACTGGATCATCTCAGATAAGAGTGGATCGATTACAGTAGAATCCATGAAAGACGGACTGCATATCCATGAAAATCCGGTTGGTGTCCTGACAAACAATCCGCCATTTGAGCAGCAGATGTTTATGCTGAATAATTACATGGGACTGTCACCAAAACAGCCGGAAAATCATTTTACGGATAAACTGGATCTGAATATGTACAGTCGTGGCATGGGAGCATTAGGACTGCCGGGTGATCTTTCATCAGCTTCCCGTTTTGCGAGAGTCGCGTTTACAAAAATGAACGCAGTTTCTGACGATTCCGAGGAGGAGAGTGTGGCACAGTTTTTCCATATCTTAGGATCTGTCGACCAGCAGAGAGGCTGCTGCGAGGTATCCGATGGAAAATATGAGATCACGATCTACACCTCCTGCTGTAATGCAAGCCGTGGAATTTATTACTACACCACATATTCCAACAGCCAGATCACGGCGGTGGACATGCACAGAGAAGATCTTGACGGAAGTGTTCCGGTGCATTATCCAATGCTCACAAAACAACAGATCCTGTGGCAGAATTAATCTGGTATCATAGGATACTTACATTCTTTTAAAACAAATTCACAAAAATTTCTTACGGCAGGCGGCATAAACGCCTGCCGGTCATGAATCATATACAGATTACGCTCCCATACAGGCGCACTGATCTGCAGAATCTTCACATCCAGCTTTAATAAAAGATCCATATAAGGAACGACGGCAATGCCAAAACCCTGTGCAGTGAGTCCCGCAATCACCTCGGCTTCCTCTGTCTCATAGGCAATCTGCGGTACTGCATTGATCTGTGAAAACAGATGGTCCACAACGGCACGCATACCGGAACCGTGGGAAAAATAAATCTGTGGATAGATGAGCGTTTCCGTCAATGCAACGGACTGTTTTGCTGCCAGTGGGTGATGGTCTGGAACGATAAGTACCAGATCCTCGTGGGTGATCGGCACAGTGTCTAACGATTCTGTCTCCGGCGGCATGGAACAGAAAATCAGATCATAATCCCTTGCCGAGAGACCGTTGACAAGATCGCCGGTCGAGCCGGTATGAAATGTAAAACGCACATCATGCTCAGGATGGGATGCCAGATAACGCGCGGCAAGCTGCGGAATGAAACTGACACCGAGGGAACGCAGCATGCCAAGCCGGATCAATCCGTCACCGCGTGCGCTCCGCTGCAGGGATGAAACTCCGGAATCCAATGTGGCAAGCGTGCGGTTTACGCAGATTAAAAACTCTTCCCCAAAACTTGTGAGTGTAGTATTGCGTCCGCTTTTTTCAAAAAGTGCCACGCCAAGTTCTGCCTCCAACTGCGAGATCGCATGGCTTAAACTCGGCTGTGTGATACAAAGTTCATGTGCAGCCTTTGTGTAGTGCTGCATTTTTGCTAAAGTTACAAAATAACGAAGCTGGAATAAGTTCATGGCAATCCTCCTTGTTTTGCGAAGCAAAATCCGAGCCCAATGGCGAGGAGAGGATTTTCCTTCCTGTTTTGCTCATTTTATCACGATTAATAGATACTGTCTATCGAACTATAAAAACTATTGATTTGTTAAATGAATTAGAAAGGTGTAAAGTGTTTCTGAAATTTGGGGATGGCCATAAATGCAGAAGCAGGACTTCTGTAAAAACATCCCCGGGAGGAAATATTTAAAATGAAAGAAACAGAAATACAGAAAGAAAAATCCCGCCGCACGGTCCGCGGGGAACTTGCACTCATGGTCGCAGTTGCCATCAACAGTCTTGGTGTTGTACTGATGCTGCATT
The Roseburia rectibacter DNA segment above includes these coding regions:
- the bsh gene encoding choloylglycine hydrolase, translating into MCTAATYLTKDFYFGRTLDYEFSYGEEIAVTPRNYPFHFRHTENLEKHYAIIGMAHMAGDYPLYYDAVNEKGVGMAGLNFVGNAYYHKEESGKKNVASFEFIPWVLAQCATLDEVRELIADLNIVDTPFSENLPSGMLHWIISDKSGSITVESMKDGLHIHENPVGVLTNNPPFEQQMFMLNNYMGLSPKQPENHFTDKLDLNMYSRGMGALGLPGDLSSASRFARVAFTKMNAVSDDSEEESVAQFFHILGSVDQQRGCCEVSDGKYEITIYTSCCNASRGIYYYTTYSNSQITAVDMHREDLDGSVPVHYPMLTKQQILWQN
- a CDS encoding MATE family efflux transporter, producing the protein MVISVKAFFHEKPPKERRKNELMSSLPVPKAVAKMAIPSVISSLVTVVYNMADTFFAGQTGDPLQVAAVSLTNPIFILFMAFANMFGMGGSAAASMAMGEKNEKRMKQVSAFVTYASLVVGVALAVILMVFMTPVLNMFGANEQTFLYAKGYTFHIAYGAPFIIWSAAASFVVRAEGVSKEAMIGSMIGTVANIVSDPVLISGMGMGAAGAAVATTIGNILASIYYLWYFLKKSKYFSISIQYFTCKDGILSGVCDQQHIVGCFMDENQKMD
- a CDS encoding LysR family transcriptional regulator, which translates into the protein MNLFQLRYFVTLAKMQHYTKAAHELCITQPSLSHAISQLEAELGVALFEKSGRNTTLTSFGEEFLICVNRTLATLDSGVSSLQRSARGDGLIRLGMLRSLGVSFIPQLAARYLASHPEHDVRFTFHTGSTGDLVNGLSARDYDLIFCSMPPETESLDTVPITHEDLVLIVPDHHPLAAKQSVALTETLIYPQIYFSHGSGMRAVVDHLFSQINAVPQIAYETEEAEVIAGLTAQGFGIAVVPYMDLLLKLDVKILQISAPVWERNLYMIHDRQAFMPPAVRNFCEFVLKECKYPMIPD